A window from Chitinophaga filiformis encodes these proteins:
- a CDS encoding DUF3347 domain-containing protein, with product MRSAIILVITAFLACNEAAKAPVATQADNGPLKAPYATEFYDSLQTTMDAYYDLTDGLSQGNATYTDKWAAILRQHIDSLPLGTLQMDSAKLGAIRTATGSISAELTGLLGEKDLEGKRAGFEAVSDMLYDIIQATGLKGKTVYRQYCPMAFNDRGAYWLSRSSKRQNPYFGNGMLGCVEVTDSLRY from the coding sequence ATGAGGTCAGCTATAATTCTGGTTATCACCGCATTCCTTGCCTGCAATGAAGCCGCCAAGGCGCCTGTCGCCACACAGGCAGACAATGGTCCGCTGAAGGCCCCCTATGCCACCGAATTCTATGATTCACTGCAAACAACCATGGATGCCTATTATGACCTGACCGATGGCCTGTCGCAGGGCAATGCTACCTACACCGACAAATGGGCTGCCATCCTGCGGCAGCATATAGATAGCCTTCCACTGGGCACACTGCAGATGGATTCCGCAAAACTGGGCGCTATCCGGACCGCTACGGGCAGTATCAGTGCCGAGCTGACGGGGTTGTTGGGAGAAAAGGACCTGGAAGGGAAAAGAGCCGGTTTTGAAGCGGTCTCCGATATGTTGTACGACATTATCCAGGCCACAGGACTGAAGGGAAAGACCGTTTACCGGCAATATTGCCCCATGGCATTCAATGACCGGGGCGCCTACTGGCTCAGCAGGAGCAGCAAGCGGCAAAATCCTTACTTTGGTAACGGAATGCTGGGCTGTGTGGAGGTTACAGACAGTTTACGCTATTAA